The Falco rusticolus isolate bFalRus1 chromosome 4, bFalRus1.pri, whole genome shotgun sequence genome includes the window AGCCAATCTCAAAACAGAAGGCTTGgtttttacattaattttcactttctgcTTTATTCCCTTGCTACTAATACTTCATTGcactttgcattatttttttgtaatattttttttttgtaagggtTCTCCCCTCCATGCACGCTCCATTTCTGGGCGAGCGGTCTAAGGGAGAACTGGTGAGCTTCCACCTTGCAGCTCAAGCGCAGTCAGACTGACGGCTGGGGGAACCGCACCTCCAGTGACCACACAAACAACTCAGACCCTGCCAAACCCAGTCCCCAAAACTTTTCACGTTGGGAACTTTTCCTCACATAAGGACCCTGCTGCCATCCCTGGGATTATCGGAGGATGCTGTCCATGGGATCAGGCCCCGCTGTTCCAGAATTGCTACAAGCAGCCCAGGAAGCCATATGCACATATTAACCCAGGTCCCCATTCACTACAAATTAAATACTTTCCCATCACTAAaacaccttttagttcagagTCACGGGGATTTGGGattggttttttggggtgtttttttttcccccgctcCTATTTAAGAAGCAGTTAAATCTGTATACCTTCCtaatatagaaataaaacttcCAAGATGTACTTTGTATGTTTGGCAAACAATCACTTCCCTGTTTTACCATgtagtaaatttaaaaatcaactcTGTTCACTGTTTTAACAAACCCTCCTCTGAAAGATAATTAAAACCACTTCCCAATATACAaccaaagttttatttttatagtctATCTTCCATTATGGcataatcctttcttttttttttttttaaaaaaaaaaaaacagtgaaatataCAAATCACGCAAGACAGAAATATGTACATTAAATGTACAGAACAGAGGAAAGGACATAGAAGATTTACATATCTGAATgacaagtaaaatattttacattaaatagtGTTTTTATAGCTAGGATCATGAGACTCAGTTCTGCTGAGACAAAGGTCACTAGAAAGGAACATGAGGTGATtcagcaactggaaaaaaaaaaaaaaaaagatcatggTTTTTGTACAATAAAAACCAAAGTGACATATTCAATGAATTagtgctttatttatttatcttacTTTAAAGATATTCTTTGCAAACATCTGAAGATGAGGGGTAAATATGTCCTTGTACAATAAATTAAGAGCAATAAAGCGCCATTTAAGAAGCTGATAAATGACCAAGATGAACTTAATGATACAGCTTAAAGGCTCGTGAAAAGTCAAGGCTTTAGTACAACTAGGCTAAAGTGAAAGATTTTCCTCACTTGGTACTTGCAAAACACTTTACCTTGTTGGATGGGACCGAGTTGGAAAGAGGCATCTGAACCAATGATGAAATCCTGTGTAACTACACAGCGCTGGGGGGAACGCGTATTGTTCAACAAATaacaatttccatttcaaaacctgaaaagcaaGGGCCACACGCAGCACATTTTGGAGTTGGAAGGGGTCTCCTTTCAGCAAAAATCAGTAATGCCCTTAACGTGAGAGTGGAATACATGCAACCTCCAGACTGGTATCAATTCAAGTGCAGGGTGCTGCCTCTACCAACCGCCCAAGAAAGTCTTAAAGATGGGAAGAGGCTTACTTCTTTGTGATTACTCTTAAAACTTCTGAAtgataaaagcttttaaaaaataataacaaaaaaaaaacaaaccccaaaacaaaaccaccaaaaggTTAGAATCAATCTAAAAACCTGAAGagatctgaaaaagaaaatggggggTGAACTGCCCCTGCAATTTAGATGGTTTATTATTACTTAgatcattaaaatatatatgtacaaaaagctttgaaatatcAAGACACCAGCAGACCACAGTTCTCCCATATATATGTAACTGCCCAAGTATAGTCTGAACAGTTGTAGTGTATATCTGCAATATATTATCTAAAGCATGTGTATTAAAGACATAGGATGATAAATTTGGTATTGCTGCAACATTTTGTTGAACTACAATAGTCAgttaatgttattaaaatatgaaactaTTGTCTCCTTCAGTGAAAGCATTCCCAAAATCTGcgaaaaaaataaaaatcaatcatTCCAAGAGTGGATAtctaatgatttattttctcacatAAAATTAGAAGAGTTATTTGtcaagctgtgttttgaaagacaGCCAGCTATTACACCATTTTTGAGGCATTTTCAAATCTGGGGAATTCTATTTTCTATGGGCTTTCCAGGCTGGGAGACCAAACCCGTTTGCAAGCATCGcagctctcctctgcctggCTACAGCGCTCCACACTGCCTGCACCGCAGCCGCTCCCCACACTCGGCAGCGGCGAAGTGCTGCTCTGCAAGATGAGACACTCAAACGTCATGATTAGCTAAGAAGGCCAAATTCAGCCTTGAAGTATCTCTTTATTATTTGTCaaggcagaattttttttcttttttttttttttttggtcttgttAGGTTCTGGAACCAGACACGGCGATTCAGGAATAGCACAGCTGAAGCCTTTACGATCCTTTGCTCTTCACCCTCTGATGACATTGCGTACCTAAAGCGGGCACGTTCAGATCTGCAACTGACACCACACCTCGTGATGGATATACCCCTTACTTACAGAGCCCTAAATGTACTGAACAGCTTTATATACCTTATTCTGATAACTTCTAGCATCTGAAACTAAAAGTCATGGACAGGTCTGTGTTCCTCGCATCCATAAGGATTGTTCTAACATCCCAAGCACATTACATGGTTGCTCTGCCTACTGCACATGTATTACGTCCCATGGGACTAAATTAGGATATGTTGGAATTTACCCTTAGACTACTCTattgtttttaagaaaagtcaattttttttaactttgtaaaataaatattctcagGTTCTCCCCCATTATTGCCGAAAATATAAGCCGCACACAGTTCTGGGATGGACGCAGAGAGGGTTTCCAGGCACTTCTCTTTGCAACcgtcatatttttcttttttctttcttttttccttccccccgccaccccccccctttttttaaaaaaaaaaaaaaaaaagaagacgaCAACTTGTTGGACTCTATAAATAAAGTGGAGATAGTCctgtgggaagggagaggggcCTGCACCCCTTGCTGGCAGGTGGCTGCAGTTCCTCTCAACTCGTCCGTCCCCTATTTGCACACAAATTGGTCCACAATCTCTGTGCACAACTTGCATTTCACGTAGCAGCACCAGTGGAACTTGCAGTGGCAGCGCTCTCGCTGCACCGTCTTGAACTGGTCGTACCCCCGGCCACAGCACATGAGTTCACAGCCGTCCATGCCCTCCGAGGTCTTATTGCAAAGGCGGCCCTGGGTGCCCAGGGACCCAGTGCTCTCGTTGCGCACGCAGTAGTCAGGGCTGGGATCGATGTAGACCAGGTCATGGATGGTGGGTGCGTTAAAGCGGCTGTTCACTTGCACCAGCTTGCCCCGGCTGTTGAGTTTCATGGCGGCAGCGCTATCGTATTTCTCCTTCAGGGCATCGCCTACCTTGCGGAAATCAGCAAGCTGCAGCCAACAGGTCTTCAGGCTGCAGGAACCAGAGACACCGTGGCACTTACAGGCCACATCAGCCAGGTTGTACACAGTCTGGAGGAgccagggagagaaaagaaaagtgGCAATGAAGCATCAGCATGGCTGTGAAAGCGTTTATTACCCTTGTTTCCTGCCCTCCGTCACATTCCCACTTGCCCCTCCACAATATTCACCTTAGcatcctcttccctcctgccatGCGGTGGGAAGGAAAAGCGAGCCAGCTGACACACATGCACCTCCAGCACCCCTGTTAGccgggaggaggaggggatTGCTCTCACCAGCCTCTCCCACCACAGAAACAGCCgcaaaagcacaaacacagcCCAGACAGCAGCATCAGTCAGGCTGCAGTCAAATTTTAGGAATTTGCTCTCGCGCCAGCAAaggattttgctgtttcattgagaaatgtaaaacatccttttattttctatctgAGTTACTCTCTCTATTGATCTCTGCTTGAGGCTGCAATTAGGGAAAGAGTTAAGATTCCTCTCGCTCCTGGCTTGGCTGCAGCTGATTGTCTACTCTTGGCTCAACATCCTCCTCCTATCCCAAATACTGCTCTGCAAGAGAGACTTCATCCAAGaagaaacccccaaacaccTATGGGTGGGAGACGGCGCTACATAGCAATATCCTCTTTACAAAGCTTTGGCAGGGAAACATCAGTCATTTGCCCTGTACAAATAGAAATAAGAGTCAGTGTTGACACTGCCCCAAAAATCCTGGGATCTGACACATTAGATGATACTGTAGACAACTTCCACCCAGCAGTTACAGAGAGTCTTAACAGCGCCAAATGGCACTGCAAAGATGaggctgaggaaggaaaaaacctgcttgAGTCTCCATAAGCAACTATGAAAGcattgcttttctccttgttaATAGTAAATTGGCCTATCCGTTGCTTTCGGACACCCTCCTCTCATATTTAAATACTATTAATTTTCAATTATCTTTCATCCTTCTTCACCTTTGAACACAAGTGTAAAGTCTCCAGCCGACTACTTCTGGTGCTTCAAGCTCTAGGAAAATAATGACTTTGGCTCTTCATATTCAGActattataaaaagaaaagtttacaCCCATTCATTTCAGGCATTTTCAAGATTAAAGAAACCATAAAGACATGCTTAACCACAGAAGACCATGTTTTCTAATACTATGGAGGAGCTTTTCACATCCTCTttaagcaaggaaagaaaaaaatatcagaacaaTCCTGCAGTATGAGTCCAGCCTGGAAAGCCCAGCACGTCTCTCTTCCCTCCAATTCACACTGTCTTGGTTGGAAATACAAACTAATAAAATTCTGTCCTACAGAGAACCCACTCTTAATGAAACAACACGGAGGGAAACGCAACACACTTCACTCCCAACCCTCCCTCACTGGGAAGGCAACATGGCTGTCAGACAACCAGAGGCAACACAAATTCACGTGCTCCCCACCCACCTACGCCCTGTTtgcagttttctcattttgagCAGTGACACGGAGACAAGCTTTGATGGCTGGTCACCGCCCAGACTGCTACACGCCCTGCCGAAGCAGGTCCTTCCcagagggagggatgcaggcCAGGACAGAGGGATGTGCTGTCCAACAGCCACTTACTCTTCTCCCGGCCTCGTTGTTGTGCAGGTTCATCATGATGCGGGCGCTCTCGTAGGAGCCTCTCTGGTAAACTCTCTCACGCTCCCGAGCGTCAACAAACTCCTTGGCGAAGCGGTATCCATATTCGATGTTATCCCCGCAGCCACCCCAAAGCCAGTCCCGGGGCAAGTCCTTGGGCCGCGCTGCCCGGCTGCAGCCGCAGGAGGACAGCTCGCCCTCCCGGCAGGCCCGGCTCATGGCGTTGACCACCCCGGCCGCGCTCACTGCGTAGGTGAATGCCGTCTCCCGGCTGCCTGCGCAGAAAGAC containing:
- the WNT5A gene encoding protein Wnt-5a isoform X2, with translation MASQYLIVALAIFCSFTQVVIEASSWWSLGMNPMNPMNPVQMSEVYIIGAQPLCSQLAGLSQGQKKLCQLYQDHMQFIGEGAKTGIKECQYQFRHRRWNCSTVDNNSVFGRVMQIGSRETAFTYAVSAAGVVNAMSRACREGELSSCGCSRAARPKDLPRDWLWGGCGDNIEYGYRFAKEFVDARERERVYQRGSYESARIMMNLHNNEAGRRTVYNLADVACKCHGVSGSCSLKTCWLQLADFRKVGDALKEKYDSAAAMKLNSRGKLVQVNSRFNAPTIHDLVYIDPSPDYCVRNESTGSLGTQGRLCNKTSEGMDGCELMCCGRGYDQFKTVQRERCHCKFHWCCYVKCKLCTEIVDQFVCK
- the WNT5A gene encoding protein Wnt-5a isoform X1; amino-acid sequence: MEKSTAVLIQGGALGTVGSTMASQYLIVALAIFCSFTQVVIEASSWWSLGMNPMNPMNPVQMSEVYIIGAQPLCSQLAGLSQGQKKLCQLYQDHMQFIGEGAKTGIKECQYQFRHRRWNCSTVDNNSVFGRVMQIGSRETAFTYAVSAAGVVNAMSRACREGELSSCGCSRAARPKDLPRDWLWGGCGDNIEYGYRFAKEFVDARERERVYQRGSYESARIMMNLHNNEAGRRTVYNLADVACKCHGVSGSCSLKTCWLQLADFRKVGDALKEKYDSAAAMKLNSRGKLVQVNSRFNAPTIHDLVYIDPSPDYCVRNESTGSLGTQGRLCNKTSEGMDGCELMCCGRGYDQFKTVQRERCHCKFHWCCYVKCKLCTEIVDQFVCK